Within Amycolatopsis sp. FDAARGOS 1241, the genomic segment CAGCCCAAGCTCTCGCCGCGCGACCTGCGCGTGAGCCCGTTCAACGTCCGCCAGCGCGAGCTGGGCGCGGTGTTCCTGGAGGCGGGCGGCTGGGAGCGGCCGCACTGGTTCGAGGCCAACGCGCCGCTGGTGAAGCAGCTCCCGCACGAGTACCTGCCGCCGGCGCGCGACGCATGGGCCGGTCAATTCCACTCGCCGATCGTGGCGGCCGAGGCCTGGCACACGCGCAACGGTGTGGCGCTCTACGACATGACCCCGCTCAAGCGCGTCGAGATCAGCGGGCCGGGGGCGCTGGAGTTCCTGCAGGGACTGACGACGAACCAGCTCGACAAGTCCGTCGGCTCGGTGACCTACACGTTGCTGCTCGACCACGCGGGGGGCGTGCGCAGCGACATCACGGTGGCGCGGCTGGAGCCGGACGTGTTCCAGGTCGGGATCAACGGCAACATCGACCTCGCGTATTTCACCTCCTTGCGGCCGCAGGACGTACGCGTTCGCGACATCACGGGCGGAACGTGCTGCCTCGGCGTGTGGGGACCGCTCGCGCGCGACCTCGTGCAGCCCCTGTCGGCGGAGGACTTCTCGCACACCGGTCTGAAGTACTTCCGGGCGCGCCCGGCGCGGATCGCCGGCGTGCCGGTGACGGCGATGCGGTTGTCCTACGTGGGCGAGCTCGGCTGGGAGATCTACACCTCGGCGGACAACGGATTGCGGCTGTGGGACATGTTGTGGGCGGCCGGGCAGGAGCTCGGCGTGATCGCGGCCGGCCGCGCGGCCTTCACCAGCTTGCGGCTCGAGAAGGGCTATCGGTTGTGGGGCACGGACATGACGACCGAGCACGACCCGTACGAGGCCGGGGTCGGGTTCGCCGTCCGCCCGGAGAAAGGTCCGTTCGCGGGCCGGGACGCGATCGCGGGGCGCACCGAGGAGACGGCGTCGCGGCGGCTGCGGTGTCTCACGGTCGACGACGGCCGCACGGTGGTGCTCGGCAAGGAACCGGTGTTCGTCGACGGCGCGCCGGCGGGGTACGTGACGAGCGCGGCGTACGGCTACACCGTGCACCGGCCGATCGCATATGCGTGGCTGCCGGGCACAGTCGCGATCGGCGACGCGGTGGAGATCGAGTACTTCGGCCGGCGGGTGGCGGCGACGGTGGCCGCCGAACCGCTCGTCGACCCGGGCATGGAGCGGATCCGGCGCTGAAGGGAGTGCGGTCGTGCGCGACCAGTTCCTGAAGTCCCGCGCCGCGCCCCGGGGCTTCGGCGCCGGCGGGCGGGACGGTGGCCGCGCCGGCCCTGGCCCAGGCGGCGGCACTGCTCGCGCGCACGGGTGACGGCGCGTCGGGGGGCTGGCTGCGCGGGCTGCGGCTCGCGGAGCGGGACGCGCCGGCGGCGCGGCGGGAGCCGGTGAGGCCGTAGCGACGTGCCTGCCTTCGGTGGAGGTGATCACCGCGGCGGGTGGTCTGCTGACACCGGCCGAGCGGCGGCCGGCCCGGGGTGGGGCGTCGCTGGACCTCGCGGCCGCGGTGGAGGCGGTGCGCTCGGCGGTGGTACAGGCCGGGTGGCGATTGAGGCGCGGCTGGCCGGGTTCCGGGCGACGAATTCCCGGCTCTGCCGGCGGCCGTCGCCTCGGTGGCCGGGCTCGTCGAGCGGGCCTCGGCGATCAAGGAGGCGGTGCGCCGCCAGGCGGCAGTGGCCTAACTAACTAACTGGTTGGTTGACGGATGGGCCGGATCGGTGTCTGATGGAGTGCGTAGGAACGAACTCCGGAAGGCACTCATGACCAAGACCTGGCTCATCACCGGCAGCTCCCGCGGCTTCGGCCGGGAGCTGGCCCGGGCGGTCCTCCAGAACGGGAACCGGCTCGTCGCCACCGCTCGCAACCCGGAACAGCTCGCTGATCTCGTCGCCGAGTTCGGCGACCGCGTACGCGCGATCGCCCTCGACGTCACCGATCCGGCGGCGGCCCGCGCGGCCGTGCAAGCGGCGGTCGACGCGTTCGGCAAGCTCGACGTCGTCGTCAACAACGCCGGCTACGCGAACTCCGCTCCCATCGAAGAGATGCCCGACGACGACTTCCGCGCCCAGATCGACGCGAACTTCTACGGCGTCGTCAACATCACCAAGGCCGCGTTGCCGGTCCTGCGTGCCCAGCGTTCGGGGCACGTCGTGCAGTTCTCCTCCATCGGCGGCCGCGTCGGCGGTTCGCCCGGGATGGGCGCGTACCAGGCCGCGAAGTTCGCGGTCGAGGGCTTCTCGGAGGTGCTGGCCAACGAGGTGGCCCCCTTCGGGGTGAAGGTGCTCATCATCGAGCCCGGTGCCTTCCGCACCGACTGGGCCGGCTCGTCCATGCGCGTCGACGCGGTCGGGGCCGACTACGAACAGTCCGTCGGCGCGATGAACCGTCGCCGGGAAGACTCCGCCACCTGGCCCGGCGACCCGGCTCGCGCCGCCAAGATCATCCTCGACGTCGTCGACCACGACGACCCGCCCCGCCGCCTCATCCTCGGCGCCGCTGCCGTCGAGCTGGCCGCCCGCTCGTCCGCCGAACGCGCCGCGGAAGCCGAGAAGTGGGCCGACGTGAGCCGCTCGGCCGACTTCCCGCCCGGGGAGTGACGTCGTCGGCTCGCCGCATCCGCAGCGCCTCGGCGGGGCGCTAGCATCGGCCGCATGTGCGAACGTGCCGGGCTGCCCCGGTGAGGGCCTTCGTGATCACCGGTCCCGGAGAAGCCACGGTGGCCGAGGTACCGGAGCCGACGGCGGGGATCGGCGAGGTCGTGGTGGCCGTGGAGCGCGCGGGGGTGTGCGGCACCGACTTCGAGTTCTTCACCGGGGAGATGCACTACCTC encodes:
- a CDS encoding oxidoreductase — protein: MTKTWLITGSSRGFGRELARAVLQNGNRLVATARNPEQLADLVAEFGDRVRAIALDVTDPAAARAAVQAAVDAFGKLDVVVNNAGYANSAPIEEMPDDDFRAQIDANFYGVVNITKAALPVLRAQRSGHVVQFSSIGGRVGGSPGMGAYQAAKFAVEGFSEVLANEVAPFGVKVLIIEPGAFRTDWAGSSMRVDAVGADYEQSVGAMNRRREDSATWPGDPARAAKIILDVVDHDDPPRRLILGAAAVELAARSSAERAAEAEKWADVSRSADFPPGE